Proteins from a genomic interval of Tiliqua scincoides isolate rTilSci1 chromosome 11, rTilSci1.hap2, whole genome shotgun sequence:
- the LOC136662293 gene encoding TLC domain-containing protein 5-like has protein sequence MGASMVLRVACSLIGWFSLYTWSCHRNKNRTYEWSCRLVTLTHGVLATCLSGYIGFIDGPWPMSYPGSPNTTLQVHALCMSLGYFLFDLGWCVYFQAEGALMLAHHTVSILGITVSLALGESAAEVNAVIFGSEITNPLLQARWFLREKGLYHSLAGDVVDFFFIVLFTGVRIGVGAWLMYCVLMSPKPILFIKVGGVIMYAVSWVFMVSICRFARRKSMKKYHAWRSRRSGEMNSNANGYLKTH, from the exons ATGGGAGCCTCCATGGTCCTCCGGGTAGCCTGTAGCCTGATTGGCTGGTTCTCCCTCTATACCTGGTCTTGCCATCGGAACAAAAACCGCACCTATGAGTGGAGCTGCCGGCTGGTCACTCTGACACATGGAGTCCTTGCTACTTGCCTCTCTGGCTACATCGGCTTCATTGATGGCCCATGGCCTATGTCTTACCCAG GGTCGCCCAACACCACTCTCCAGGTCCATGCACTGTGTATGAGTCTGGGCTACTTCCTCTTTGATTTGGGCTGGTGTGTCTACTTCCAGGCAGAAGGGGCGCTGATGCTGGCTCATCATACTGTCAGCATCCTGGGGATCACTGTATCTCTGGCCCTGGGCGAGTCGGCTGCAGAAGTCAATGCCGTCATCTTTGGCAGCGAGATCACCAATCCCCTCCTGCAGGCTCGCTGGTTCCTCCGGGAGAAGGGGCTCTACCACAGCTTAGCTGGGGACGTGGTGGATTTCTTCTTCATTGTGCTGTTCACCGGGGTGCGGATTGGGGTCGGGGCCTGGCTGATGTACTGCGTGTTGATGTCGCCCAAGCCTATTTTGTTCATCAAGGTTGGGGGCGTCATCATGTATGCCGTTTCTTGGGTGTTCATGGTGAGCATCTGCCGGTTTGCCCGGAGGAAAAGCATGAAGAAATACCATGCTTGGAGGAGCCGGCGGAGTGGGGAGATGAACTCAAATGCCAATGGATACCTGAAGACTCATTGA